From one Mycolicibacterium sp. HK-90 genomic stretch:
- a CDS encoding helix-turn-helix transcriptional regulator, whose product MPVTTTDFNIAFKRNAMEFLSRFVRVSGMVFYSVDRAMNAGEHVFDRVRSEENGRYTGYFHELDPFHPRRFASSGAELATSNDLGQRLDRTDYYAEFFRPMGYRYEAELYLRHAGRIVAGVSLLKSAKDGDFTKEEIGFLQKSHGFVEHSYCMLSQLPSTPDPSAVPEHWKLSARERDIVDLLAQGASNGDIARALFISVPTVKTHLQHVYRKSNVYSRTELVARLVRR is encoded by the coding sequence ATGCCGGTGACCACGACGGATTTCAACATCGCGTTCAAGCGCAACGCCATGGAGTTCCTGTCCCGGTTCGTCCGGGTCTCGGGCATGGTCTTCTACTCGGTGGACCGCGCAATGAATGCCGGCGAGCACGTGTTCGATCGAGTCCGTTCGGAGGAGAACGGTCGCTACACCGGCTACTTCCACGAGCTTGACCCGTTTCATCCCCGCCGGTTCGCCAGTTCCGGTGCCGAACTCGCGACATCGAACGATCTGGGGCAACGCTTGGACCGAACCGACTACTACGCGGAGTTCTTCCGCCCGATGGGTTACCGGTACGAAGCCGAGCTCTACCTACGTCATGCCGGGCGGATAGTCGCCGGGGTTTCGCTGCTGAAAAGCGCGAAGGACGGCGACTTCACCAAGGAAGAGATCGGGTTCCTGCAGAAATCCCACGGATTCGTTGAGCACTCGTACTGCATGCTGAGTCAATTGCCGAGCACGCCGGATCCTTCTGCGGTCCCTGAACATTGGAAACTGTCGGCTCGGGAACGTGACATCGTCGACCTACTGGCTCAGGGCGCGAGCAACGGCGACATCGCCCGCGCCCTGTTCATCAGCGTTCCCACGGTGAAAACTCACCTGCAGCACGTCTACCGAAAATCCAACGTGTACTCGCGAACCGAACTGGTCGCCCGGCTCGTACGCCGTTAG
- a CDS encoding amidohydrolase, with protein sequence MSRTLIRSSKILTFDGSRPVVESVLIEDGVILEVGSFADLAESAGPDARVMDAGSAVVMPGLIDTHPHVMHFGALRGGLVDLSDATDHADIVDRIRARAAETPPGEWIICTPVGEPHYFIRRSWRDLAERRLPDRHTLDLATTEHPVLIQAWAPRTPNVVAFNSAGLRAVGLSDFIPDQVCDVEIDKDEAGRLTGILRGPVNNYYTYDPFWGQILLKLPPLNPEHAVPGVLDEMARFSARGVTTLYEGHAMEPIHLQMYQHLRAAGLLTMRVQATFDVESVIFYPFEPLSLTDFDERLKSLAPQASDTADDMFRIAGMTISPGGPCFAGHFAMHETYADPFGRPTKGNRFVSLEKEESFVRFCAENGIRANICIGSYREHDDFLEIAERVVTEHDFRDKAWIMQHAITISPDHVRRYKALGFQITTSVGFAWGKGAMYDERIGRHVWRDMVPLRRLLDAGLDVSGGSDWGPKNPWEQIALAQTHEIAGTDLRNDGPDQVITRMESLAMWTTSAAKILGWNQLGSIRPGNHADLIFVDRDPSTCGVEELKQTRVHRTVLAGKVVHDDATLPAFGEESR encoded by the coding sequence GTGAGCAGAACACTCATCCGATCGTCGAAAATTCTGACCTTCGATGGCTCCCGGCCGGTGGTGGAGTCCGTCCTCATCGAGGACGGGGTGATCCTCGAAGTCGGTAGCTTCGCGGATCTGGCCGAGTCCGCAGGCCCGGACGCCCGGGTCATGGATGCCGGCAGCGCGGTGGTGATGCCCGGCCTGATCGACACCCATCCCCACGTCATGCACTTCGGCGCGTTGCGTGGCGGCCTGGTCGATCTGAGCGACGCGACGGACCACGCCGACATCGTCGATCGGATCCGCGCCCGCGCCGCGGAGACCCCTCCCGGCGAGTGGATCATCTGCACGCCGGTCGGTGAACCCCACTACTTCATCCGAAGATCGTGGCGAGACCTCGCCGAACGCCGATTGCCTGATCGCCACACCCTCGATCTGGCGACCACCGAACACCCGGTGCTCATCCAGGCCTGGGCCCCGCGGACGCCCAACGTCGTGGCGTTCAACAGCGCGGGCCTGCGCGCCGTCGGACTGTCGGACTTCATCCCCGACCAGGTGTGCGACGTGGAGATCGACAAAGACGAGGCCGGGCGGCTGACCGGCATCCTCCGGGGTCCGGTCAACAATTACTACACCTACGACCCGTTCTGGGGTCAGATCCTGCTCAAGCTGCCACCGCTGAATCCCGAGCACGCCGTTCCCGGCGTACTCGACGAGATGGCGCGCTTTTCGGCTCGTGGTGTCACCACGCTGTACGAGGGTCACGCCATGGAGCCGATCCACCTCCAGATGTATCAGCATCTGCGTGCCGCCGGGCTGCTCACGATGCGCGTTCAGGCGACCTTCGACGTCGAGTCGGTGATCTTCTATCCCTTCGAACCGTTGTCCCTGACCGATTTCGACGAGCGGTTGAAATCGCTTGCGCCCCAAGCCTCTGACACCGCCGACGACATGTTCCGCATTGCCGGCATGACGATCAGCCCCGGCGGACCCTGCTTCGCCGGCCATTTCGCGATGCACGAAACCTATGCGGACCCGTTCGGGCGGCCCACCAAGGGAAACCGCTTCGTCTCACTCGAGAAGGAAGAATCGTTCGTCCGCTTCTGCGCGGAGAACGGAATCCGAGCCAACATCTGTATCGGCTCCTACCGCGAGCACGACGACTTCCTCGAGATCGCCGAACGCGTTGTGACCGAGCACGACTTCCGTGACAAAGCCTGGATTATGCAGCACGCCATCACGATCAGCCCCGATCATGTGCGCCGGTACAAAGCCCTCGGGTTCCAGATCACCACGTCCGTCGGATTCGCCTGGGGCAAGGGCGCGATGTACGACGAGCGAATCGGGCGACATGTCTGGCGCGACATGGTGCCGCTCCGACGACTGCTCGACGCGGGGCTCGATGTCTCTGGCGGATCCGACTGGGGGCCCAAGAACCCCTGGGAGCAGATCGCGCTGGCCCAGACACACGAGATCGCCGGCACCGACCTGCGCAACGACGGGCCCGACCAGGTGATCACCCGCATGGAATCGCTTGCCATGTGGACCACGAGCGCCGCGAAGATCCTGGGCTGGAACCAACTCGGGTCCATTCGCCCGGGCAACCACGCCGACCTGATCTTCGTCGATCGCGATCCCTCGACGTGCGGTGTCGAGGAGCTGAAACAGACGCGCGTGCACCGGACCGTGTTGGCGGGCAAGGTTGTCCACGACGACGCCACCCTCCCCGCTTTCGGCGAGGAGTCTCGATGA
- a CDS encoding glutamate synthase subunit beta, with protein sequence MADPRGFLKHTSKELPTRRPVPLRLKDWKEVYEDFSHDKLQDQASRCMDCGIPFCHNGCPLGNLIPEWNDLVYKDRWRDAIERLHATNNFPEFTGRLCPAPCEASCVLGINQDPVTIKQVEVEIIDNAFDQGWVVPKMPDVQTGKKVAVVGSGPAGLAAAQQLTRAGHTVTVFERADRIGGLLRYGIPEFKMEKRHIDRRLEQMAAEGTQFRPGVNVGVDITVAQLRLNYDAVVLAGGATAWRDLPIPGRELDGIHQAMEFLPWANRVQLGDDVLDENGQPPITAKDKHVIIIGGGDTGADCLGTSHRQGAASIHQFEIMPRPPETRADSTPWPTYPLMFRVSSAHEEGGDRVFSVNTEEFIGADGRVTALRAHEVKMNAGKFEKVEGTDFELKADLVLLAMGFVGPEKEGLLTKLGVELTDRGNVSRDNNFQTSVPGVFVAGDMGRGQSLIVWAIAEGRAAAAGVDRYLMGKTALPAVIKPTAAPQR encoded by the coding sequence ATGGCTGATCCACGCGGTTTCCTCAAGCACACCTCCAAGGAGCTTCCGACCCGCAGGCCGGTTCCGCTGCGCCTGAAGGATTGGAAAGAGGTCTACGAAGACTTCTCCCACGACAAGCTGCAGGACCAGGCGTCGCGATGCATGGACTGCGGTATCCCGTTCTGCCACAACGGCTGCCCGCTGGGGAACCTGATCCCCGAGTGGAACGACCTGGTGTACAAGGACCGGTGGCGCGACGCGATCGAGCGGCTGCACGCCACCAACAACTTCCCGGAGTTCACCGGCCGGCTGTGCCCCGCCCCGTGTGAGGCGTCGTGCGTCCTTGGCATCAACCAGGACCCGGTGACCATCAAGCAGGTCGAGGTCGAGATCATCGACAACGCCTTCGACCAGGGCTGGGTCGTCCCGAAGATGCCCGACGTGCAGACCGGCAAGAAGGTCGCCGTCGTCGGGTCCGGACCGGCCGGACTGGCCGCCGCCCAGCAGCTCACCCGGGCCGGCCACACCGTCACGGTGTTCGAGCGCGCCGACCGCATCGGCGGCCTGCTGCGCTACGGCATCCCCGAGTTCAAGATGGAAAAGCGCCACATCGACCGGCGCCTGGAGCAGATGGCGGCCGAAGGCACGCAGTTCCGTCCCGGCGTGAACGTCGGCGTCGACATCACCGTGGCGCAGCTGCGGCTGAATTACGACGCGGTCGTCCTGGCCGGCGGAGCCACCGCCTGGCGTGACCTGCCGATCCCGGGCCGCGAGCTCGACGGCATCCACCAGGCCATGGAATTCCTGCCCTGGGCCAACCGGGTTCAGCTCGGCGACGACGTCCTCGACGAGAACGGGCAGCCGCCCATCACCGCCAAGGACAAGCACGTCATCATCATCGGCGGCGGCGACACCGGCGCGGACTGCCTGGGCACCTCGCACCGTCAGGGCGCGGCCAGCATCCACCAGTTCGAGATCATGCCGCGCCCGCCCGAGACCCGCGCGGATTCGACCCCGTGGCCGACCTACCCGCTGATGTTCCGGGTCTCCTCGGCCCACGAGGAGGGCGGCGACCGCGTGTTCTCGGTCAACACCGAGGAATTCATCGGTGCCGATGGTCGTGTGACCGCGCTGCGCGCGCACGAGGTCAAGATGAACGCCGGCAAGTTCGAGAAGGTCGAAGGGACCGACTTCGAACTCAAGGCCGACCTGGTGTTGCTCGCCATGGGCTTTGTCGGTCCGGAGAAGGAAGGTCTGCTGACCAAGCTCGGCGTCGAGCTGACCGACCGCGGAAACGTCTCGCGCGACAACAACTTCCAGACCTCCGTCCCGGGTGTGTTCGTCGCCGGTGACATGGGCCGTGGTCAGTCGCTGATCGTGTGGGCGATCGCCGAGGGCCGGGCCGCTGCCGCGGGTGTGGACCGCTACCTGATGGGCAAGACCGCCCTGCCTGCGGTCATCAAGCCCACTGCCGCGCCGCAGCGCTAA